Proteins from one Mycobacterium sp. HUMS_12744610 genomic window:
- a CDS encoding Txe/YoeB family addiction module toxin, which yields MNIVFSPQAWEDYQHWQTADRAVLKRINTLIADARRSPQEGIGKPEPLKYGLVGAWTRRITQEQRLVYRVVGDDLQILQARYHYL from the coding sequence GTGAACATCGTCTTCTCGCCGCAAGCGTGGGAGGACTACCAGCATTGGCAGACCGCCGACCGTGCGGTGCTCAAGCGGATCAACACGCTCATCGCGGACGCCCGTCGGTCACCGCAGGAAGGCATCGGTAAGCCGGAGCCGTTGAAATACGGGCTCGTCGGCGCCTGGACTCGGCGGATTACCCAGGAGCAAAGGCTCGTCTACCGCGTCGTCGGCGATGATTTGCAGATTCTCCAGGCCCGGTATCACTACCTCTAG
- a CDS encoding type II toxin-antitoxin system prevent-host-death family antitoxin yields MTGDQHDASLPLRWFTPTTEVDLCGHGTLASAHVLGGERAFATRSGELRCRPGRDGSITMDFPADRPAPCGYQATLNWLVPYLVPLARRRSVAITASEARKNLFPLIERVNADRTPVEITSKAGRAVLMSAEDWEAWQETAYLFSSPANARRLLDAADALDQGGGIRAELAE; encoded by the coding sequence CTGACCGGCGACCAGCACGACGCGAGCTTGCCGCTGCGCTGGTTCACCCCGACCACCGAGGTCGACCTGTGCGGGCACGGCACCCTGGCCAGCGCGCACGTGCTTGGCGGCGAGCGGGCTTTTGCCACCCGCAGCGGCGAACTGCGCTGCCGTCCCGGCCGCGACGGCTCGATCACCATGGATTTCCCGGCCGACCGCCCCGCTCCATGCGGCTACCAAGCAACACTGAACTGGCTGGTACCATATCTTGTACCACTAGCGAGGAGGCGCTCGGTGGCAATCACCGCAAGCGAGGCGCGCAAGAACCTGTTTCCCCTGATCGAAAGGGTCAACGCCGACCGGACGCCGGTCGAGATCACATCGAAGGCTGGTCGCGCCGTGCTGATGTCCGCCGAGGACTGGGAAGCGTGGCAGGAGACGGCATACCTGTTCAGCTCCCCGGCCAATGCCCGCCGGCTCCTCGACGCTGCTGACGCCTTGGACCAGGGCGGCGGAATCCGGGCTGAACTCGCCGAGTGA
- a CDS encoding single-stranded DNA-binding protein, protein MFETPLTVVGHIVNDPQRRRVGDQELIKFRVASNSRRRTGDGGWEPGNSLFITVNCWGKLVTGVGAALGKGAPVIATGHVYTSEYEDRDGNRRSSLEMRAIAVGPDLSRALVRIEKPGYTGPEPAPAPAEAAADGKPAEDAAAADDDAAGGNPLPLSA, encoded by the coding sequence ATGTTCGAAACTCCGCTTACCGTAGTCGGTCACATCGTCAACGACCCCCAGCGCCGCCGGGTCGGTGACCAGGAGCTCATCAAGTTCCGGGTGGCCAGCAATTCCCGTCGCCGCACCGGTGACGGTGGCTGGGAGCCGGGCAACTCGCTGTTCATCACGGTCAACTGCTGGGGCAAGCTGGTGACCGGCGTGGGTGCCGCGCTGGGCAAGGGAGCGCCGGTGATTGCGACCGGACACGTGTACACCAGCGAGTACGAGGACCGCGACGGCAACCGCCGTTCCTCGCTGGAGATGCGGGCCATCGCGGTCGGGCCGGACCTGTCGCGCGCCCTGGTGCGCATCGAAAAGCCCGGGTACACCGGTCCGGAACCGGCTCCTGCCCCGGCGGAGGCCGCCGCCGACGGCAAACCGGCCGAGGACGCCGCCGCCGCCGACGACGACGCCGCGGGCGGCAACCCGCTGCCGCTGTCGGCCTAG
- the ettA gene encoding energy-dependent translational throttle protein EttA: MAEFIYTMKKVRKAHGDKVILDDVTLSFYPGAKIGVVGPNGAGKSSVLRIMAGLDKPNNGDAFLAAGATVGILQQEPPLNEEKTVRGNVEEGLSDIKVKLDRFNEVAELMATDYSDELMEEMGRLQEDLDHADAWDLDSQLEQAMDALRCPPPDEPVTNLSGGERRRVALCKLLLSKPDLLLLDEPTNHLDAESVQWLEQHLASYAGAVLAVTHDRYFLDNVAQWILELDRGRAYPYEGNYSTYLEKKAERLSVQGRKDAKLQKRLADELAWVRSGTKARQAKGKARLQRYEEMVAEAEKTRKLDFEEIQIPVGPRLGNVVVEVAHLDKGFGGRTLIKDLSFTLPRNGIVGVIGPNGVGKTTLFKTIVGLEEPDSGTVKVGETVKLSYVDQDRAGIDPKMTVWEVVSDGLDYIEVGQSEVPSRAYVSAFGFKGPDQQKPAGVLSGGERNRLNLALTLKQGGNLILLDEPTNDLDVETLSSLENALENFPGCAVVISHDRWFLDRTCTHILAWEGDEDNEAKWFWFEGNFGAYEENKIDRLGAEAARPHRVTHRKLTRG, translated from the coding sequence ATGGCTGAGTTCATCTACACGATGAAGAAGGTCCGCAAGGCGCACGGCGACAAGGTCATCTTGGACGACGTCACGCTGAGCTTCTACCCGGGCGCCAAGATCGGTGTCGTCGGCCCCAACGGCGCCGGCAAGTCGAGCGTCTTGCGGATCATGGCCGGACTGGACAAACCCAACAACGGTGACGCGTTCCTGGCCGCCGGCGCCACCGTCGGCATCCTGCAGCAGGAGCCGCCGCTGAACGAGGAGAAGACGGTTCGCGGCAACGTCGAAGAGGGCCTGAGCGACATCAAAGTCAAGCTGGACCGTTTCAACGAGGTCGCCGAACTCATGGCCACCGACTACTCCGACGAGTTGATGGAGGAAATGGGGCGGCTGCAGGAGGACCTCGACCACGCCGACGCGTGGGACCTCGACTCGCAGCTCGAGCAGGCCATGGACGCGCTGCGCTGCCCGCCGCCCGACGAGCCGGTGACCAATCTGTCCGGCGGTGAGCGTCGCCGGGTGGCGTTGTGCAAGCTGCTGTTGTCCAAGCCCGACCTGCTGTTACTGGACGAACCGACCAACCACCTGGACGCCGAGAGCGTGCAGTGGCTCGAGCAGCACCTGGCCTCCTATGCGGGGGCGGTGCTGGCGGTGACCCACGACCGCTACTTCCTCGACAACGTCGCCCAGTGGATCCTCGAGCTGGACCGCGGCCGCGCCTACCCCTACGAAGGCAACTACTCGACCTACCTGGAGAAGAAGGCCGAGCGGCTGTCGGTGCAGGGCCGCAAAGACGCCAAGCTGCAGAAACGGCTGGCCGACGAGCTGGCGTGGGTCCGGTCCGGCACCAAGGCGCGTCAGGCCAAAGGCAAGGCGCGACTGCAGCGCTACGAGGAAATGGTCGCCGAGGCCGAAAAGACGCGGAAGCTCGACTTCGAGGAGATCCAGATTCCGGTCGGGCCGCGACTGGGCAACGTGGTGGTCGAGGTGGCCCACCTCGACAAGGGCTTCGGCGGACGCACCCTGATCAAGGACCTCTCGTTCACCCTGCCGCGCAACGGCATCGTCGGCGTCATCGGCCCCAATGGTGTCGGCAAGACCACGCTGTTCAAAACCATCGTGGGTCTCGAGGAGCCGGACAGCGGCACCGTCAAGGTCGGCGAAACGGTCAAGCTCAGCTACGTCGACCAGGACCGCGCCGGCATCGACCCCAAAATGACCGTGTGGGAAGTCGTCTCGGACGGGCTCGACTACATCGAGGTCGGCCAGAGCGAGGTGCCGTCTCGGGCCTACGTGTCGGCGTTCGGGTTCAAGGGACCCGACCAGCAGAAGCCGGCGGGGGTGCTCTCCGGTGGCGAGCGCAACAGGCTCAACCTCGCGCTGACGCTCAAGCAGGGCGGCAACCTGATCCTGCTCGACGAGCCGACCAACGACCTGGACGTCGAAACGCTGAGCTCGCTGGAGAACGCCCTGGAGAACTTCCCCGGCTGCGCGGTGGTGATCTCCCACGATCGCTGGTTTCTCGACCGCACCTGCACGCACATCCTGGCGTGGGAGGGCGACGAGGACAACGAGGCCAAGTGGTTCTGGTTCGAGGGCAACTTCGGGGCCTACGAGGAAAACAAGATTGACCGGCTGGGCGCCGAGGCCGCGCGTCCGCACAGAGTGACCCACCGCAAGTTGACGCGCGGCTGA
- a CDS encoding NAD-glutamate dehydrogenase produces the protein MTIDPGAKQDIQPWTTFSEDEDIPEWISTAYLESYRGPHTDELGEAGPIDPSLPAAIVTPAMLGAHYRLGEHRPAGESCVAVYPLDDPAGFGPALQVVTDHGGMLMDSVTVLLHRLGVAYAAIMTPVFEVRRSPEGDLRGIGPKPAGASPYDGEAWIHVQLSPAVDTKALAELERLLSKVLADVQQVASDATDLIAALEQVTAAVEANSDDHFAAPDRDEVAALLRWLADGNFLLLGYQRCQVHDSEVSGDGSRGLGVLRTRTGSRPRLTDDDQLLVLAQSVVGSYLRYGAYPYAIGVREYVDDGIVEHRFVGLFTITAMNADVLEIPMVSHRVREVLTMADSDPAYPGQLLLDVIQTVPRSELFTLSAERLLAMAKAVVDLGSQRRALLFLRADRLQYFVSCLVYVARDRYTTPVRRQIEDILVREFGGTRLEFTARVSESPWALMHFMVRLPPKQEGVAVAPVDTSEENRVRIQAMLSEAAQTWSDRLHGAAADDTVAQADAEHYAAAFPEAYKQAVAPADAIDHIRIINELSDDSVKLVFSDSGEEGLAQLTWFLGGHTASLSQLLPMLQSMGVDVLEERPFTVTRADELPVWIYQFKISPHPTIPQASSTEERDATAQRFADAVTAIWQGRVEIDRFNELVMRAGLAWQQVVLLRAYTKYLRQAGFPYSQSHIEAVLNDHPSTARSLVALFEALFNPQGSSGSRDAQSAANAVAADIDALRSLDTDRILRAFASLVQATLRTNYFVTKEGSARAQNVLALKLDAQLIDELPLPRPKYEIFVYSPRVEGVHLRFGPVARGGLRWSDRRDDFRTEILGLVKAQAVKNAVIVPVGAKGGFIVKGPPLPTGDPAADRDATRAEGVACYQLFISGLLEVTDNVDHSTGKVNPPPEVVRRDGDDAYLVVAADKGTATFSDIANDVAKSYGFWLGDAFASGGSVGYDHKAMGITAKGAWEAVRRHFREMGVDTQAEDFTVVGIGDMSGDVFGNGMLLSKHIKLIAAFDHRHVFLDPDPDPEASWEERRRLFDQARSSWDDYDKSLISEGGGVYAREQKAIPVSEQVRAALGIDGDSEEMAPPNLIKAILQAPVDLLFNGGIGTYIKAESESDSDVGDRANDPVRVNGNQVRAKVIGEGGNLGVTALGRVEFDLSGGRINTDAMDNSAGVDCSDHEVNIKILIDALVTAGKVDPDERKELLESMTDEVARLVLTDNEDQNDLIGTSRSNAASLLPVHERQIKFLVEERGLNRELEALPSEKEIRRRSEAGIGLTSPELCTLMAHVKLGLKEDMLGTELPEQDVFSSRLPLYFPTPLRERFTPEIRAHQLRRELVTTMLINDLVDTGGISYAFRIAEDVGVQPVDAVRTYVATDAIFGVGDLWRQIRASDIPVALSDRLTLDTRRLIDRSGRWLLNYRPQPLAVGAEINRFAAKVKELTPRMSEWLRGDDKAIVEKEAAEYSSQGTPEDLAYLVAAGLYRFSLLDIIDIADINEIDAAEVADTYFALMDRLGTDGLLTAVSELPRNDRWHSLARLAIRDDIYASLRSLCFDVLAVGEPDETGEEKIAEWEHLSASRVERARRTLAEIQESGAKDLATLSVAARQIRRMTRTSGRGSSS, from the coding sequence ATGACGATCGATCCCGGGGCTAAGCAGGACATTCAGCCGTGGACCACGTTCTCCGAGGACGAGGACATTCCCGAGTGGATCTCGACGGCCTACCTCGAGAGCTATCGCGGTCCGCACACCGACGAGCTCGGGGAAGCCGGGCCGATCGATCCGAGCCTGCCCGCCGCCATCGTGACCCCGGCGATGCTCGGTGCGCACTATCGGCTCGGCGAGCACCGCCCGGCCGGCGAAAGCTGCGTGGCCGTATACCCCCTGGACGATCCCGCGGGGTTCGGGCCTGCGCTGCAGGTCGTCACCGACCACGGCGGGATGCTGATGGACTCCGTCACGGTGCTGCTGCACCGCCTCGGTGTCGCCTACGCGGCCATCATGACCCCGGTGTTCGAGGTGCGGCGCAGCCCCGAGGGGGACCTGCGCGGCATCGGGCCGAAGCCCGCCGGCGCGTCACCGTATGACGGCGAGGCGTGGATACACGTGCAGCTGTCCCCGGCCGTCGACACCAAGGCCCTCGCCGAACTCGAGCGGCTGCTGTCCAAGGTGCTGGCCGACGTCCAGCAGGTCGCCAGCGACGCAACGGATCTGATCGCCGCGCTCGAGCAGGTGACCGCCGCCGTCGAAGCCAACTCCGACGACCATTTCGCCGCACCGGACCGCGACGAAGTGGCCGCACTGCTGCGCTGGCTGGCCGACGGGAACTTCCTGCTGCTGGGCTATCAGCGCTGCCAGGTGCACGACAGCGAGGTCTCCGGCGACGGGTCGAGGGGCCTCGGCGTGCTGCGGACACGCACCGGTTCCCGGCCCCGGTTGACCGACGACGACCAACTGCTGGTCCTGGCCCAGTCCGTGGTCGGCAGCTATCTGCGCTACGGTGCCTACCCGTACGCCATCGGGGTCCGCGAGTACGTCGACGACGGCATCGTCGAGCACCGCTTCGTCGGGCTCTTCACCATCACAGCCATGAACGCGGACGTGCTGGAGATCCCGATGGTCTCGCACCGGGTCCGCGAGGTGCTCACGATGGCCGACAGCGACCCCGCCTATCCCGGGCAGCTCCTTCTCGACGTCATCCAGACCGTCCCGCGGTCGGAATTGTTCACCCTGAGCGCCGAACGGCTGTTAGCGATGGCCAAAGCCGTGGTCGACCTGGGATCCCAGCGGCGCGCATTGTTGTTCCTGCGCGCCGACCGGCTCCAGTACTTCGTCTCCTGCCTGGTCTATGTGGCCCGCGACCGCTACACCACACCGGTGCGGCGCCAGATCGAGGACATCCTGGTGCGCGAATTCGGCGGGACACGACTCGAATTCACCGCGCGTGTCAGCGAATCCCCATGGGCACTGATGCATTTCATGGTGCGGCTGCCTCCGAAACAGGAAGGTGTCGCCGTCGCTCCGGTCGACACCTCCGAAGAGAACCGGGTCCGGATCCAGGCGATGCTGAGCGAAGCCGCCCAAACCTGGTCCGACCGGCTGCATGGCGCCGCGGCCGACGACACCGTCGCACAGGCGGACGCCGAGCACTACGCGGCCGCCTTCCCCGAGGCCTACAAGCAGGCCGTCGCGCCCGCCGACGCCATCGACCACATCCGCATCATCAACGAGCTGAGCGACGACTCGGTCAAGCTGGTGTTCTCCGACAGCGGCGAAGAGGGGCTCGCCCAGCTCACCTGGTTCCTGGGAGGGCACACCGCGTCGCTGAGTCAGCTGCTCCCGATGCTGCAGAGCATGGGGGTCGACGTGCTCGAGGAGCGGCCGTTCACCGTCACCCGGGCCGACGAGCTGCCGGTGTGGATCTACCAGTTCAAGATCTCACCGCACCCGACCATCCCGCAGGCGTCGTCGACCGAAGAGCGCGACGCGACGGCACAACGGTTCGCCGACGCGGTCACCGCGATCTGGCAGGGCCGCGTCGAGATCGACCGATTCAACGAGTTGGTGATGCGCGCGGGCCTGGCCTGGCAGCAGGTCGTGCTGCTGCGCGCCTACACGAAATACCTGCGGCAGGCCGGGTTTCCCTACAGCCAGTCCCACATCGAGGCGGTGCTCAACGACCACCCGTCGACGGCGCGGTCGCTCGTCGCACTGTTCGAGGCGCTGTTCAACCCCCAGGGATCTTCCGGGAGCCGCGACGCGCAATCGGCGGCCAACGCGGTCGCCGCGGACATCGACGCGCTGCGCAGCCTGGACACCGACCGCATCCTGCGCGCCTTCGCGTCGCTGGTCCAGGCCACGCTGCGCACCAATTACTTTGTGACGAAAGAGGGTTCGGCCCGCGCCCAGAACGTGCTGGCGCTCAAGCTGGACGCGCAACTGATCGACGAGTTGCCGCTGCCGCGGCCCAAATACGAGATCTTCGTGTATTCCCCCCGCGTCGAGGGTGTGCACCTGAGGTTCGGCCCGGTGGCCCGCGGCGGGTTGCGCTGGTCGGACCGCCGCGACGACTTCCGCACCGAGATCCTGGGCCTGGTCAAGGCGCAGGCGGTGAAGAACGCCGTGATCGTGCCGGTCGGCGCCAAGGGCGGGTTCATCGTCAAGGGCCCGCCGCTGCCCACCGGTGATCCCGCCGCCGACCGGGACGCCACCCGCGCCGAAGGTGTGGCCTGCTACCAGCTGTTCATCTCCGGGCTGCTGGAGGTCACCGACAACGTCGACCACTCCACCGGGAAGGTCAACCCCCCGCCCGAGGTGGTGCGGCGCGATGGCGACGACGCCTACCTGGTGGTGGCCGCGGACAAAGGCACCGCCACGTTCTCCGACATCGCCAACGACGTCGCCAAGTCCTATGGGTTCTGGCTGGGCGACGCGTTCGCCTCCGGCGGGTCGGTCGGCTACGACCACAAGGCCATGGGCATCACCGCCAAGGGTGCGTGGGAGGCGGTCCGACGGCACTTCCGGGAGATGGGGGTCGACACCCAGGCCGAGGACTTCACCGTCGTCGGCATCGGCGACATGAGCGGCGACGTGTTCGGCAACGGCATGCTGCTGAGCAAGCACATCAAGCTGATCGCCGCCTTCGACCACCGGCACGTCTTCCTCGATCCGGACCCCGACCCCGAGGCGTCCTGGGAGGAACGCCGACGGCTGTTCGACCAGGCGCGCTCCAGCTGGGACGACTACGACAAGTCGCTGATCAGCGAGGGTGGCGGCGTGTATGCCCGCGAGCAGAAGGCGATCCCGGTCAGCGAGCAGGTCCGCGCCGCGCTGGGCATCGACGGCGACTCCGAGGAGATGGCCCCGCCCAACCTGATCAAGGCGATCCTGCAGGCGCCGGTGGATCTGCTGTTCAACGGCGGGATCGGCACCTACATCAAGGCCGAATCCGAGTCCGACTCCGACGTGGGGGACCGCGCCAACGACCCGGTCCGCGTCAACGGAAACCAGGTGCGCGCCAAGGTGATCGGCGAAGGGGGCAACCTCGGTGTGACGGCGCTGGGTCGCGTCGAGTTCGACCTGTCGGGCGGGCGCATCAACACCGACGCGATGGACAACTCCGCCGGTGTGGACTGCTCGGACCACGAGGTCAACATCAAGATCCTGATCGACGCGCTGGTCACCGCCGGCAAGGTGGACCCCGACGAGCGCAAAGAGCTGCTGGAGTCCATGACCGACGAGGTGGCACGGCTGGTGCTCACCGACAACGAGGACCAGAACGACCTGATCGGCACCAGCCGCTCCAACGCGGCCAGCCTGCTGCCGGTGCACGAACGCCAGATCAAGTTCCTGGTCGAAGAACGCGGCCTCAACCGCGAACTGGAGGCGCTGCCGTCGGAAAAGGAGATCCGCCGCCGCTCCGAGGCGGGCATCGGGCTCACCTCGCCCGAGCTGTGCACGCTGATGGCGCACGTCAAGCTCGGTCTCAAGGAGGACATGCTGGGCACCGAACTGCCCGAGCAGGACGTGTTCAGCTCCCGGTTGCCGCTCTACTTCCCGACGCCGCTGCGGGAACGGTTCACCCCGGAGATCCGTGCCCACCAGCTGCGCCGCGAGCTCGTCACCACCATGTTGATCAACGACCTGGTGGACACCGGGGGCATCAGCTACGCCTTCCGGATCGCCGAGGACGTCGGCGTCCAGCCCGTCGACGCGGTGCGCACCTACGTGGCCACCGACGCCATCTTCGGGGTGGGCGACCTCTGGCGGCAGATCCGCGCGTCGGACATACCGGTGGCCCTGTCGGACCGGCTCACGCTGGACACCAGGCGCCTGATCGACCGATCCGGGCGCTGGCTGCTCAACTACCGCCCGCAGCCGCTTGCCGTCGGCGCCGAGATCAACCGCTTCGCCGCGAAGGTCAAGGAGCTGACCCCGCGCATGTCGGAGTGGCTGCGCGGTGACGACAAGGCGATCGTGGAAAAGGAAGCCGCCGAATACTCCTCGCAGGGCACGCCCGAGGATCTGGCCTACCTGGTCGCCGCCGGCCTGTACCGGTTCAGCCTGCTCGACATCATCGACATCGCCGACATCAACGAAATCGACGCCGCCGAGGTCGCCGACACCTACTTCGCCCTGATGGACCGGCTCGGCACCGACGGGCTGCTCACGGCGGTATCCGAGCTGCCCCGCAACGATCGCTGGCATTCGTTGGCGCGCTTGGCCATTCGCGACGACATCTACGCATCGCTGCGCTCGCTGTGCTTCGATGTGCTCGCCGTCGGGGAGCCCGACGAGACCGGCGAGGAGAAGATCGCGGAGTGGGAGCACCTCAGCGCCTCGCGGGTGGAGCGGGCCCGCCGGACGCTGGCCGAGATCCAGGAGAGCGGGGCAAAGGATCTGGCGACGCTGTCGGTGGCCGCGCGGCAGATCCGGCGCATGACCCGCACCAGCGGCAGGGGCTCGTCGAGTTGA
- a CDS encoding acyl-CoA thioesterase — translation MSVGYVAPVPVRWSDIDMYQHINHATMVTILEEARVPFLAEPFALDIATVGLLIADVRVTYKAQLRLADSPLQVTIWTKQLRTVDFTLGYEVRSVGAAPGSKPAVIAESQLAAVHIEEQRLVRLSPHQREYLQRWLR, via the coding sequence TTGAGCGTTGGTTACGTCGCACCCGTGCCGGTGCGCTGGTCGGACATCGACATGTACCAGCACATCAACCACGCCACCATGGTCACGATCCTGGAAGAAGCGCGGGTGCCGTTCCTCGCCGAGCCGTTCGCCCTCGACATCGCCACGGTCGGGTTGCTGATCGCCGACGTCCGGGTCACCTACAAGGCGCAGCTGCGCCTCGCCGATTCGCCTCTGCAGGTGACCATCTGGACCAAGCAGTTGCGGACGGTCGACTTCACGCTGGGCTACGAGGTGCGTTCGGTCGGGGCCGCCCCCGGGTCCAAGCCGGCTGTCATCGCCGAGTCGCAGCTGGCCGCGGTCCACATCGAGGAGCAGCGACTGGTGCGGCTCTCACCACACCAACGGGAGTACTTGCAACGGTGGCTGCGGTGA
- a CDS encoding glycoside hydrolase family 13 protein produces the protein MAGATDTPWWSNAVFYQVYPRSFADSNDDGVGDLDGLTARLGHLQELGVDAIWLNPVTVSPMADHGYDVADPRDIDPLFGGLAAFERLVTAAHQRGIKVTMDVVPNHTSSQHPWFRAALAAGPRTEARDRYFFRDGQGPDGAVPPNNWESVFGGPAWTRVVEPDGEPGQWYLHLFDAEQPDLNWDNPEVFDDFEKTLRFWLERGVDGFRIDVAHGMAKPEGLPDAKDNSTVLRHTDDDPRFNNPNVHAIHRDIRTVVDDYPGAMTVGEVWVTDNRRWAEYLRPDELHLGFNFRLTRTEFDVTEIHDAIQNSLAAAALVDATPTWTLSNHDVGREVTRYGGGEAGLRRARAMAMVTLALPGAVFVYNGEELGLPDVDLPDEVLQDPTWERSGHTERGRDGCRVPMPWSGDTPPFGFSGSADTWLPMPEDWAALTVEKQRADAGSTLSFFRQAIELRRARAEFEGTAIDWLTAPADALIFRRRAGGLRCVLNAGSRPIPLPQGEVILASVPPAGGALPPDAAAWLV, from the coding sequence ATGGCGGGCGCGACGGACACGCCGTGGTGGTCGAACGCGGTCTTCTACCAGGTTTATCCGCGGTCGTTCGCCGACAGCAATGACGACGGGGTCGGCGACCTGGACGGGCTGACGGCCCGGCTGGGCCACCTGCAAGAGCTCGGTGTCGACGCGATCTGGCTCAACCCCGTCACCGTGTCCCCGATGGCCGATCACGGCTACGACGTGGCGGACCCGCGCGACATCGATCCGTTGTTCGGCGGGCTGGCGGCGTTCGAGCGGCTGGTCACGGCCGCACACCAGCGGGGCATCAAGGTCACCATGGACGTCGTCCCCAACCACACCAGCTCCCAGCACCCGTGGTTTCGGGCCGCGCTGGCCGCGGGTCCGCGCACCGAGGCGCGGGATCGGTATTTCTTCCGCGACGGGCAAGGCCCCGACGGGGCGGTGCCGCCGAACAATTGGGAGTCGGTGTTCGGCGGCCCGGCCTGGACGCGGGTGGTCGAGCCCGACGGCGAGCCCGGCCAGTGGTACCTGCACCTTTTCGACGCCGAGCAGCCGGACCTCAACTGGGACAATCCCGAGGTCTTCGACGACTTCGAGAAGACGCTGCGGTTCTGGCTGGAGCGCGGCGTGGACGGCTTCCGCATCGACGTGGCGCACGGCATGGCCAAGCCCGAGGGCCTGCCGGACGCCAAGGACAACAGCACGGTGTTGCGCCACACCGACGACGACCCGCGCTTCAACAACCCGAACGTGCACGCCATCCACCGCGACATCCGCACGGTGGTCGACGACTACCCCGGGGCGATGACCGTCGGCGAGGTGTGGGTCACCGACAATCGCCGCTGGGCGGAATATCTGCGGCCCGACGAGCTGCACCTCGGCTTCAACTTCCGGCTCACCCGAACCGAGTTCGACGTTACCGAGATCCACGACGCGATCCAGAACTCGCTGGCGGCCGCGGCGCTCGTCGACGCCACCCCGACCTGGACGCTGTCCAACCACGACGTCGGCCGGGAGGTCACCCGCTACGGCGGCGGGGAGGCCGGGCTGCGCCGGGCGCGCGCCATGGCCATGGTGACGCTGGCCCTGCCCGGTGCGGTGTTCGTCTACAACGGCGAGGAACTGGGCCTGCCCGACGTCGACCTGCCCGACGAGGTGCTGCAGGATCCCACGTGGGAACGCTCCGGACACACCGAGCGGGGCCGCGACGGCTGCCGGGTCCCGATGCCGTGGTCGGGTGACACTCCCCCGTTCGGTTTCTCCGGCTCCGCCGACACCTGGCTGCCGATGCCGGAGGACTGGGCGGCGCTGACGGTCGAGAAGCAGCGCGCCGACGCCGGGTCGACGTTGTCGTTCTTCCGGCAGGCGATCGAGTTGCGCAGGGCCCGTGCGGAATTCGAAGGCACCGCGATCGACTGGCTGACGGCGCCGGCCGACGCGCTGATTTTCCGCCGCCGCGCGGGCGGGTTGCGTTGCGTCCTCAACGCGGGCAGCCGGCCGATCCCGCTGCCGCAGGGGGAGGTCATCCTGGCCAGCGTGCCGCCGGCCGGCGGCGCCTTGCCGCCCGACGCCGCGGCGTGGCTCGTCTAG
- a CDS encoding globin codes for MDQVSFYDAVGGAETFNAIVSRFYEQVPEDEVLRELYPADDLAGAEERLRMFLEQYWGGPRTYSDQRGHPRLRMRHARFRITPIERDAWLRCMHTAVASIDSQTLDDEHRKELLDYLEMAAHSLVNSTI; via the coding sequence ATGGATCAGGTCAGCTTTTACGACGCCGTCGGCGGTGCCGAAACCTTCAACGCGATCGTCTCGCGGTTCTACGAGCAGGTTCCCGAGGACGAGGTCCTGCGCGAGCTGTACCCCGCCGACGACCTGGCGGGCGCCGAGGAAAGGTTGCGGATGTTTCTCGAGCAGTACTGGGGCGGCCCGCGCACGTACTCCGACCAGCGCGGCCACCCGCGGCTGCGGATGCGCCACGCCCGATTCCGGATCACGCCCATCGAGCGGGATGCGTGGTTGCGCTGCATGCACACCGCCGTCGCGTCCATCGACTCGCAGACGCTTGACGACGAGCACCGCAAAGAGTTGCTGGACTACCTCGAGATGGCCGCCCACTCGCTCGTGAACTCGACCATCTGA
- a CDS encoding HNH endonuclease, producing the protein MAQGKRRRSHRSSGAAAGSTEPATASCLHSVESYPPPRPDGSSIWSRRRVLLLNSTYEPLTALPMRRAIVMVICGKADVVHHDPAGPVIHSATSSIVVPSVIQLRAFVRVPYRARVPMTRAALMHRDRFCCAYCGAKADTVDHVVPRSRGGDHSWENCVACCSTCNHRKGDKLLAELGWTLRRAPMPPTGQHWRLLSTVKELDPAWTRYLGEGAA; encoded by the coding sequence ATGGCGCAGGGCAAGAGACGCCGCAGCCACCGCAGTTCCGGTGCCGCGGCAGGGTCGACCGAGCCAGCGACCGCGTCATGCCTGCACAGTGTTGAGAGTTACCCTCCCCCTCGCCCGGACGGCTCGTCGATCTGGAGCCGGCGGCGGGTGCTGCTGCTCAACTCCACCTACGAGCCGCTCACGGCGCTGCCGATGCGGCGCGCCATCGTGATGGTCATCTGCGGCAAGGCCGACGTGGTGCACCACGACCCGGCCGGACCGGTCATCCACTCGGCGACCAGTTCGATCGTGGTGCCCTCGGTGATCCAGCTGCGGGCATTCGTGCGGGTGCCCTACCGCGCCCGCGTGCCGATGACCCGCGCCGCGCTGATGCACCGCGACCGCTTCTGCTGCGCCTACTGCGGCGCGAAAGCCGACACCGTGGACCACGTGGTGCCGCGCAGCCGCGGCGGCGACCACTCCTGGGAGAACTGCGTCGCGTGCTGCTCGACGTGCAACCACCGCAAGGGCGACAAGCTGCTCGCCGAACTCGGCTGGACGCTGCGCCGGGCGCCGATGCCGCCGACGGGCCAACACTGGCGGCTGCTGTCCACGGTCAAGGAGCTGGACCCGGCGTGGACCCGCTATCTCGGTGAAGGCGCGGCTTAG